The Anopheles marshallii chromosome X, idAnoMarsDA_429_01, whole genome shotgun sequence genome includes a window with the following:
- the LOC128707346 gene encoding uncharacterized protein LOC128707346, which translates to MSADSQRTRSMASSGESGVVRCMPTIVPPQAVSDRSIIDSVAGFINDVTLQAQAPLGDSKDHIVWVRFENAADISDPCLGDDWELEGGIAPPLLLILGYVSGVQVWIVPANGEAIEVLSWRHGSVKCLRVLPTPISGDRESATESADHFQHKRPLIALCDSGLGGGSANAAASNGSYQYCAVNFISLKDGETVKSIKFKSMIVDILANRSSIVVTFPERIAVFDARTLEDRLTVTTCHPSPGLNPNPVALGLRWIAYAERRLIPSKRSSGGCEGDGVTSYTATVLNAAKSFGKGLRELGEQVAAGLTGSHLGSSLGSSLVGGGGGSSSSGVGGGLSSGSNTGSSNDINVLMAGGILAGGGTVSEANQPGIVTVLDIKYPVKDVSPTTGTPVTSNGGDPIVAHFLAHSEAIVALAFDAPGMLLLTADKRGHDFHVFRLQPHPSGASLAAVHHLYVLHRGDTTAKVQDVAFSLDSRWVAVSTLRGTTHVFPVTPYGGPAGVRTHGSPHVVNRLSRFHRSAGLSIDGRSSSPVSHSGESGTGANHVPTAMAYANPRTPPFPHPTILQPLAQLRQPSNLLGSGGGSNVGVGGGSGSASSKTMSGTHHGHHIRQRNSSSSSSDDLMKPLRVCASFAKARSWLLDPPGCVVRDTPAHRIQRKPIDSLFIMAAHGALIQYDLEPKHASGTPKEKICDDTPIELEVEAKAQWCLQRQENSSTGDIQPPLSLDNWLIKDRFIEEGVVGTSDSGSIKDYDRLLHSHNRGSTGNISADHDDRWLSQVEIITHAGPHRRLWMGPQFMFKTYNTPSGSPLSSIDTEAVEICTSSGSGNVFNRSLQRSNPMNMPLVGGMMRPLVPVHIESGSCSSYEQSPRMMNMNEFRHHENLDSEFSSLGPVESQLREDLADAMRESPHIATGKDTAGNLSGSGLACGVSCLGSNVGQPQHQHHSPSVTNQQALTSTTGLSSVSSCSSTSIYSSTHSLSSICDQQHQQILQQQCHQQQYQCGGSGGCKVSGSNEGDASGCFFECKQPSIFASSGDSSIKASGLVKRNVGIVQTNVQHQHQMHQHNHYPDPCRPDSGASGRNIGGGGITIAKVVNPLGTVTTISTIGGGSAGPESIESDDFMQECVESYLHENCDEALFRPVVTVHHDSTSANNLHTQELDMVEMRFGRYRGSSLDRTGRSRVEATEKGRLMAVGCDERPLSQPASLIARDLIVPVIEEKNMPYFTNSAVIKQHSKHHTGSEMTQGSDGIETNVQMASTNEKLLTRPKKMLSKKEMMQQTSNTSKLSRDVDIDHKDSELESVAMLKFKMNNPLKPCDEFETIELPVADNDPLERDTITTKKEMKNFLRGKNDGSKTEVYTKCHSGTSVGSKKSKDKKAPQLFDSPSSGSVNTEHNDKKDYCNTRSNSAQEKKNISIANVVIERRGNKRTPNSQKGNLKDNRKEKEISIETTRSVSPVVLMDNEQLLPPLEALKIDDLELFGDDVVYEPHVQANESVIGKDVLKMSNNKQSNYITGHERSCIEAKDIKIREGINSVEENEGSLVAAKLVMDTYYDPSATDNKYEVLDFVEPSHACSDFSELRTGKISEECVGTENGEKTLISFESPLIEQATVNTNLLIDETLCQKQQNQTVVDMQSVFANGNIMLAMCSSLREASPSIEPESTVITNEQGYFGEGTQSRAHTSSQCVLKQHSIEGQDSDYKSLELDIDIHSTSAVEQANMSNSYNPTSDTTTTIVSLLSSASEDDEDVTTNSTNNDQEEEAVGHDTLLEVKDIDTVNKTSEPTGKRRRRKRTITYQNNTTSTTINMATIDAKDDDGDEEEENGDEDDEELQPLISSNKTSSSSLSAPATTKRDSFTYGEGPGIGNETAVLLTPLPTENERYVTSEVLKQPTINATEITETVNPKDTVIQEPSVATVKCSTTNNNANSLSTSILATSITSKATSAIAAGGGNGGNGKKKSKKKRK; encoded by the exons ATGTCTGCCGACTCCCAGCGTACTCGGTCAATGGCATCTTCCGGTGAAAGCGGCGTGGTGCGCTGCATGCCAACAATTGTACCCCCACAAGCAGTCAGCGACCGATCAATCATTGACAGCGTGGCCGGTTTCATAAATGACGTAACGTTGCAAGCTCAGGCACCGCTTGGCGACAGCAAAGATCACATTGTGTGGGTGCGCTTTGAAAATGCGGCCGACATTAGTGATCCCTGCCTGGGTGATGATTGGGAGCTGGAGGGTGGGATTGCACCTCCATTGCTGTTGATTTTAGGTTATGTTAGCGGTGTACAG GTTTGGATCGTACCGGCAAATGGTGAAGCTATTGAGGTACTCTCCTGGCGTCACGGCAGTGTGAAGTGTTTGCGTGTTCTACCAACGCCAATATCGGGGGATCGTGAGTCAGCTACGGAATCAGCTGACCATTTTCAACACAAGCGTCCTTTAATAGCACTTTGCGATAGTGGGTTAGGCGGGGGCAGCGCCAATGCGGCTGCCTCCAACGGCAGCTATCAATATTGCGCAGTCAACTTCATTTCCCTCAAAGATGGAGAAACGGTGAAAAGCATCAAGTTCAAAAGCATGATTGTAGACATCCTTGCTAACCGTTCTTCGATAGTAGTAACGTTCCCGGAGCGCATAGCAGTATTTGACGCTCGGACATTAGAAGATCGCCTCACTGTGACGACCTGCCACCCAAGTCCGGGCCTCAATCCAAATCCGGTAGCACTAGGATTACGTTGGATTGCATACGCAGAGCGGCGCCTCATCCCGTCAAAGCGGTCGAGCGGTGGTTGCGAAGGCGATGGCGTAACGAGCTACACGGCTACGGTGCTAAATGCAGCCAAAAGCTTTGGCAAAGGACTTCGCGAGCTCGGGGAACAGGTGGCTGCTGGTTTAACTGGTAGCCATCTAGGGTCGAGTCTGGGTTCAAGCTTGgtcggtggtggaggtggctCCAGCTCCAGTGGTGTTGGCGGCGGCCTGAGTTCTGGAAGCAATACTGGTTCGTCAAATGATATTAATGTCTTAATGGCTGGAGGCATTTTAGCTGGGGGAGGAACGGTTAGCGAAGCAAACCAACCAGGAATTGTAACGGTATTGGACATCAAGTATCCCGTAAAGGACGTGAGTCCCACGACAGGCACACCTGTTACGTCGAATGGTGGTGACCCTATAGTAGCCCACTTTCTCGCACATTCAGAAGCTATTGTCGCTTTGGCGTTCGACGCTCccggaatgctgcttctgactGCAGACAAGCGTGGTCATGACTTTCACGTATTTCGGTTGCAGCCGCACCCAAGCGGTGCATCCCTAGCGGCCGTACATCATTTGTACGTTTTGCACCGAGGAGACACGACGGCCAAAGTACAGGACGTGGCGTTTTCGCTTGATTCGCGGTGGGTGGCGGTTTCGACGTTACGCGGTACAACTCATGTGTTTCCCGTCACACCATATGGCGGTCCGGCTGGCGTTAGAACGCACGGCTCGCCCCATGTTGTGAATAGACTGTCCCGTTTTCATCGATCAGCTGGACTTTCCATCGACGGACGGTCAAGTAGCCCTGTGTCGCACTCCGGTGAAAGTGGTACCGGTGCGAACCATGTACCCACTGCCATGGCTTATGCAAATCCTCGGACACCACCTTTTCCACATCCAACCATTCTCCAACCATTAGCGCAGTTAAGGCAACCGTCTAATTTGTTAGGAAGTGGGGGAGGGAGCAACGTTGGAGTCGGTGGTGGAAGTGGATCAGCATCAAGCAAAACGATGAGCGGAACTCATCACGGTCACCACATAAGGCAAAGAAATTCTTCCTCGTCTTCGTCGGACGATCTTATGAAACCGTTGCGTGTGTGCGCTAGCTTTGCCAAAGCTCGTTCGTGGTTGCTCGATCCGCCAGGTTGTGTGGTACGCGATACCCCCGCACATCGCATTCAGCGCAAACCAATCGATTCATTGTTCATCATGGCTGCCCACGGCGCTCTGATCCAGTACGATCTTGAACCCAAACACGCCTCAG GAACaccaaaggaaaaaatatgTGATGATACACCTATCGAGTTAGAGGTAGAAGCAAAGGCACAATGGTGTCTACAGCGACAAGAAAATTCTTCTACTGGCGATATTCAACCACCACTTTCGTTGGACAACTGGCTGATAAAGGATAGATTTATAGAAGAAGGTGTCGTCGGTACATCGGATTCTGGATCGATTAAGGACTACGATCGCCTGCTACATTCACATAATCGTGGAAGTACGGGTAACATCTCAGCTGATCATGATGATCGGTGGCTATCACAAGTAGAGATTATAACTCATGCCGGACCACATCGTCGGTTGTGGATGGGTCCgcaatttatgtttaaaacGTACAATACACCGAGCGG CTCTCCATTATCGTCTATAGACACAGAAGCAGTGGAAATATGTACTAGTAGTGGCAGCGGCAACGTGTTTAACCGATCGCTTCAACGATCCAATCCGATGAACATGCCTTTAGTTGGAGGTATGATGAGGCCCTTGGTACCCGTACACATTGAATCAGGATCATGTa GTAGTTACGAACAGAGCCCGCGTATGATGAACATGAATGAGTTTCGCCATCATGAAAATCTTGACAGTGAATTTTCATCTCTCGGTCCGGTGGAATCACAATTGCGCGAAGATCTTGCAGATGCAATGCGCGAATCACCGCATATTGCTACCGGAAAAGATACTGCAG GAAATCTCTCGGGATCTGGCTTGGCATGTGGTGTCAGCTGTCTAGGTAGCAACGTGGGACAACCTCAACATCAGCACCATTCTCCCTCAGTAACAAATCAGCAAGCTTTGACATCTACCACCGGTCTTTCGTCCGTTTCGTCCTGCTCGTCTACATCGATTTATTCATCTACACATTCGCTGAGCTCAATTTGTgatcagcaacatcaacaaatacTTCAACAGCAATGTCACCAGCAACAGTACCAATGTGGTGGAAGTGGTGGATGTAAGGTATCTGGGAGTAATGAAGGCGATGCTTCTGGATGTTTCTTTGAATGTAAGCAGCCTTCAATATTTGCTAGCAGCGGAGACAGTAGCATCAAAGCTAGTGGATTAGTTAAGAGAAATGTTGGTATAGTTCAAACAAATGTGCAGCATCAACACCAGATGCACCAACATAATCATTATCCTGACCCTTGCAGACCAGATTCGGGTGCTAGTGGGCGAAATATAGGAGGAGGTGGCATCACAATCGCAAAAGTCGTAAATCCTCTAGGAACGGTTACTACGATCAGCACTATTGGTGGTGGTTCTGCTGGGCCAGAAAGCATCGAATCTGACGATTTTATGCAGGAATGTGTTGAATCGTATCTGCACGAAAATTGCGATGAGGCGCTTTTTCGTCCAGTCGTAACTGTGCATCACGATAGCACATCTGCTAATAACCTACATACACAAGAATTAGACATGGTTGAGATGCGATTCGGTCGTTACCGTGGCTCGTCATTAGATCGAACTGGAAGAAGTCGAGTTGAAGCTACTGAAAAAGGACGATTGATGGCCGTAGGCTGTGATGAACGACCTCTCAGTCAACCAGCATCTTTGATTGCACGGGATTTAATTGTTCCGGTCAtcgaggaaaaaaatatgccGTACTTTACTAACAGTGCTGTAATCAAACAACATTCAAAGCATCACACTGGCTCTGAAATGACACAGGGGTCAGATGGTATTGAAACTAATGTGCAGATGGCatcaacaaatgaaaaattactCACTCGACCTAAAAAAATGTTGAGTAAAAAGGAAATGATGCAACAAACCAGTAACACTAGTAAACTTTCTAGAGATGTTGATATTGATCACAAGGACTCGGAATTAGAATCAGTTGCTATGTTAAAGTTCAAGATGAATAACCCTTTAAAACCATGTGATGaatttgaaacaattgaaTTACCTGTGGCGGATAACGATCCATTAGAAAGAgacacaataacaacaaagaaGGAGATGAAAAACTTTTTGAGAGGTAAAAACGATGGCAGCAAAACCGAAGTATATACAAAATGTCACTCGGGTACTAGTGTCGGTTCAAAGAAGAGCAAAGACAAAAAAGCACCTCAATTGTTTGACTCTCCAAGTTCGGGATCAGTAAATACCGAACACAACGATAAGAAGGATTATTGTAACACTCGAAGTAATTctgcacaagaaaaaaagaatattagCATTGCTAACGTTGTTATTGAAAGACGAGGTAACAAACGGACTCCAAACAGCCAAAAAGGCAATTTGAAAgataatagaaaagaaaaagagatatcGATAGAAACAACTCGATCTGTTTCACCGGTCGTATTGATGGATAACGAGCAATTACTTCCACCTTTAGAGGCCCTGAAAATTGACGATTTAGAGCTATTCGGTGATGACGTTGTGTATGAACCACATGTACAAGCAAACGAATCAGTTATCGGTAAAGATGTTCTAAAGATGTCGAACAACAAACAGTCCAACTATATAACTGGTCATGAAAGATCATGCATTGAAGCTAAAGACATAAAAATAAGAGAAGGTATAAATAGTGTTGAAGAAAATGAGGGGAGTCTCGTGGCTGCAAAATTAGTAATGGATACATATTATGATCCTTCTGCCACTGATAACAAGTATGAGGTGTTGGATTTTGTTGAACCATCTCACGCTTGTTCAGACTTTTCGGAGTTACGTACAGGTAAAATATCTGAAGAATGTGTAGGTACCGAAAATGGCGAGAAAACTCTGATAAGTTTTGAAAGTCCATTGATAGAACAAGCAACAGTGAATACAAATCTTCTTATAGATGAAACATTATGtcagaaacaacaaaatcagaCAGTGGTTGATATGCAGAGCGTTTTTGCGAATGGTAACATAATGTTGGCCATGTGTTCTAGCTTGCGAGAAGCATCCCCATCCATTGAGCCAGAATCGACGGTCATAACAAATGAACAGGGTTATTTTGGAGAAGGCACACAGTCCCGAGCTCATACTTCAAGCCAATGTGTGTTAAAACAACATTCGATAGAAGGTCAGGATTCTGATTATAAGAGTTTGGAGCTAGATATAGATATCCATTCGACTAGTGCTGTTGAGCAGGCGAACATGAGCAACTCTTACAATCCCACTTCTGACACGACGACTACTATTGTTAGCCTACTCTCTTCAGCTTCTGAGGATGATGAAGATGTAACGACTAACTCAACAAACAATGACCAGGAAGAGGAAGCAGTTGGCCATGATACACTGCTAGAGGTAAAAGATATTGACACTGTAAATAAGACATCAGAACCAACTGGTAAACGACGACGACGCAAACGCACAATTACCTATCAAAATAATACTACTAGTACGACTATAAACATGGCAACCATTGATGCGAAGGATGACGATGGTGACGAAGAAGAGGAAAACGGTgacgaagatgatgaagaATTGCAGCCTCTGATATCAAGTAACAAAACTTCGTCCTCTTCTCTTTCGGCACCGGCAACTACGAAAAGGGATTCCTTTACATACGGAGAAGGGCCAGGaattggaaatgaaacagCCGTATTACTTACACCACTGCCAACAGAAAATGAAAGATATGTAACAAGTGAGGTACTGAAGCAACCAACTATAAATGCAACAGAAATAACTGAAACTGTGAATCCAAAGGACACCGTTATTCAAGAACCCTCTGTCGCTACAGTGAAGTGTTCAACGACAAACAATAATGCAAATAGCCTCAGTACTAGCATATTAGCTACTTCCATTACGAGCAAGGCAACAAGTGCAATTGCGGCGGGTGGCGGAAACGGtggaaatgggaagaaaaaatcaaaaaagaagcgaaaataa